One window of Campylobacter avium LMG 24591 genomic DNA carries:
- the gltX gene encoding glutamate--tRNA ligase gives MKKVVTRFAPSPTGYLHIGGLRTALYNYLYARKNGGKFLLRIEDTDLKRNSLEATKAILEAFKWCGLDYDSEVLYQSQRFDIYKKYIQKLLDEGKAYYCYMSKDELDMLRASQEAAKQRPRYDGRYRDFKGEAPKGVDPVVRIKAPLSGEIAFDDGIKGRVCFKADDIVDDFVIARSDGSPTYNFTVVVDDALMGVSDVIRGDDHLSNTPKQIILYEALGFAVPKFYHVAMIHSQSGKKLSKRDGATDVMEYKTMGILPEALLNFLVRLGWSHGDDEIFSIQDLKRLFSPKHISKSASSCDFKKLDWLNEHYIKTLPFETLKAHLKNLGFDLDAIKNAEFLLDMLRSRAKTLLDIINSAKDIINQPQSYDEKGIKKFINENSGKILEKYSQCIEEKKNAAEYESFTNEFLAQNKLVLKDLAQPLRLAITGKSVSPSIFELLEFLGVEELRARIKNFLAFLAKI, from the coding sequence TACTTCGTATAGAGGATACAGATTTAAAAAGAAATTCTTTAGAGGCTACAAAGGCTATATTAGAGGCTTTTAAGTGGTGTGGTTTAGATTATGACTCTGAGGTGCTTTATCAATCACAAAGGTTTGATATATATAAAAAATACATACAAAAGCTCTTAGATGAGGGTAAGGCTTATTATTGCTATATGAGTAAGGACGAGCTAGATATGCTAAGAGCTAGTCAAGAAGCAGCAAAGCAAAGACCAAGATATGACGGACGTTATAGAGATTTTAAAGGAGAAGCACCTAAGGGAGTGGATCCTGTGGTGCGTATAAAGGCTCCTTTAAGCGGAGAAATAGCTTTTGATGATGGTATAAAGGGTAGGGTATGCTTTAAGGCAGATGATATAGTAGATGATTTTGTTATAGCAAGAAGTGATGGAAGCCCTACTTATAATTTCACTGTTGTTGTTGATGATGCTTTAATGGGTGTTAGCGATGTTATAAGAGGAGATGATCATTTATCAAACACGCCTAAACAAATCATACTTTACGAGGCTTTAGGCTTTGCGGTGCCGAAATTTTATCACGTGGCTATGATACATTCTCAAAGCGGAAAAAAACTTTCTAAAAGAGACGGAGCTACTGATGTTATGGAGTATAAGACTATGGGGATTTTGCCTGAGGCTTTGCTAAATTTTTTAGTGCGTTTGGGCTGGAGTCACGGCGATGATGAAATTTTTTCTATACAGGATTTAAAAAGGCTTTTTTCTCCAAAGCATATTAGCAAAAGTGCCTCATCTTGTGATTTCAAAAAGCTTGATTGGCTTAATGAGCACTACATAAAAACTCTTCCTTTTGAAACTTTAAAAGCTCATTTAAAGAATTTAGGCTTTGACTTAGATGCCATTAAAAATGCTGAGTTTTTACTAGATATGTTAAGATCTAGGGCTAAAACCTTGCTAGATATTATAAATAGCGCAAAAGACATTATAAATCAGCCTCAAAGCTACGATGAAAAGGGCATAAAAAAATTCATAAATGAAAACTCAGGTAAAATTTTAGAAAAATACTCACAATGCATAGAAGAAAAAAAGAATGCAGCCGAGTATGAAAGTTTTACAAATGAGTTTTTAGCTCAAAACAAGCTAGTCTTAAAGGACTTAGCACAGCCTTTAAGACTAGCTATCACAGGCAAAAGCGTTAGTCCTAGTATCTTTGAGCTTTTGGAGTTTTTAGGAGTAGAGGAGCTAAGGGCTAGGATTAAAAATTTTCTTGCCTTCTTAGCTAAGATTTAG
- a CDS encoding MqnA/MqnD/SBP family protein, whose product MIFAKIDYINLLPLHIYMKKYPLPSGIKKAMAYKSGVPSKMNKALANRLIDASMISSIESFKKKYKTLDVGICANKKVLSVLVCKNTSYEKDSSSASSNALAKILKQDGKVIIGDRALKAYLENKELYIDLCELWYEKTGLPFVFGRFSCLKHKDFYERMLKNFLKAKIKIPNYILEKYEEQRGICKKDIKEYLELIYYKIGVKEKRALKKFQSLLKST is encoded by the coding sequence TTGATTTTTGCAAAGATTGATTATATAAATTTATTGCCCTTGCATATTTATATGAAAAAATACCCCCTGCCAAGTGGCATAAAAAAGGCTATGGCTTATAAAAGCGGTGTGCCAAGCAAGATGAATAAGGCTTTAGCCAACAGGTTAATTGATGCGAGTATGATTTCTAGCATAGAGAGTTTTAAGAAAAAATATAAGACGCTTGATGTGGGAATTTGTGCGAATAAAAAGGTCTTAAGCGTTTTAGTTTGCAAAAACACCAGCTATGAAAAGGACAGCAGCTCAGCTAGTTCAAATGCTCTTGCTAAAATTCTAAAACAAGATGGCAAGGTCATCATAGGTGATAGAGCCTTGAAAGCTTACCTTGAAAATAAAGAACTTTACATTGATTTATGTGAGCTTTGGTATGAAAAAACAGGACTACCCTTTGTCTTTGGACGCTTTTCTTGCCTTAAACACAAAGACTTTTATGAAAGAATGCTTAAGAATTTTCTAAAAGCGAAGATAAAAATTCCAAATTACATACTAGAAAAATACGAAGAGCAAAGAGGAATTTGCAAAAAAGATATAAAGGAGTATTTAGAACTAATTTATTATAAAATTGGAGTAAAGGAAAAAAGGGCCTTGAAAAAATTTCAAAGCCTTTTAAAATCTACTTAG